The Gossypium hirsutum isolate 1008001.06 chromosome D07, Gossypium_hirsutum_v2.1, whole genome shotgun sequence genome includes the window AGAATAATCGCCGTTTCGCATCCATTCTGAGTTATCAATGCATATCATAGTAGCCTAATTGACcgatttgaaaattgaaaaccaaaaaagaaaaatcaacaaaaCCCTTTTGAGTAACGAAAAAAGAAGACGgaaatactaaaataattgaTGAGTTAGAAGAAGGAGATCAAAAGAGGAATCTAATTGAATAGCTTACCTCGAGAACCATGGCTGCAAAAGTGACAAAAAATACAGAAGAGAAACGTTAAAAAGAATGGAAAAATCAAAGAAGGAAAAAATTACTTGAAATATGGGAACAGAAGGAGAGAAAGTTACAAATCTGTGAGAGAAGATGGAGGAGGGTAGAAattagaaaatgaaaaaagagagcTAGATGGAATAGCCAATTGGATATGTGGGCAATGAATGGCTATTACAGCCTTTTCATGTAATAGGGCCTGAATGGATTCAGACTGTAATGgcattacagccaaccaaacgTTGGTTTGGTGGTGGGTCGACCGAATAGGGGGGAATGCATTCCTATtcccccaaccaaacatgctaTTGGTTTTGGATGGTCTCTCGTTTGGGTTAAATTTTTTGGTTCCACTGTTGGCAATTTACTGATTGCAATGGTTGGTTTCACATTCTATTGGTAAATTTTAACTAATAGTTGTAAGTTGATATGTGTAAAATGACAAATGTATGACACATTTTATtcttaagtatttatttgtttataatattttagtttttattaggtgaaattattgaaataaaccACTATTACTAAGGAATTAAAACATTTATTAAGGAAagtaattagtgaatattttttagatttacttTGAGCTTTGAAGGATATTGATATCTTGGCATTCTTATTAGGTTTGAGAGCATGTGGCAAAAGGAGTAATTTTTGAGCAAATATGGTCAGATATGTAACTGTGGAAAAAGTTGTTCATTCAAAGTTATTCAAAGTTTTCTGTTTTGAAAGTTTTAGCAGAAGAAGTTCttgcatttaatattttaatatatgaaggTTTTAGTTGTGAAAAAACTTTCATTCATTAAATACTACAATCAGCCAAAAAAGAAGCTcgaaattttatttatcaaacactttctttatatctttgtttaaatatatttattatctgcatttaattaagttatttaaattcatatccggatcaaataaattatttgttcaACCTTCTAAAATGGTggaatatatgaatttattaattcaatgtttttaaattaataacttaaaaagtAAAGTAAATTAGAAGGAtgaatattcaaatttatttagaAATATAAAGTAGATTTCTTTATAAATATAAAGCGAATATTGAGTAATAATTGTATACATTGTTAATAGATTAAAATGACACATAAGAGCTTAAATTACAACATCCATTTATGaaggtttttattattatttttattccattAACTAGAGACATCAACAATGATTCAATGCAACAATAAAATGTCTTGTACCTCACTTCTCAACTCAACTTTCTGTAATCCCAGCTTTCACTGAcgaaatcaaaatccaaacatgAACGTTTTGTTATAATATCATGTTTGCAGAATTGGCCTCTAAGTTGATACTAGAAAGAAGCTGTTCTTTCGTCATCGACGAACAATCCTCAAAATCCAACCTAATTTCCAACAAAGAAGATGTATTTTATATTTGCATGGTTGATAATGATAACATATAGCAGATGGACATGCAGTGAAAAATACTCTACTTATCTTTAAAATTTGAAGTTATAAACACTTCCCCATGATGGATATTTTGAGTTTCTTTTCTTGCAAAGGAAACAAAAAGCATATCTCACACCAGAATGCAACCTTGGCAAGTAGGGAAATCGAGGGTGGAACCAATGATTCAAAGGGAGAGTCAATCGCAGTGGTCAAGTTCATGAAATCAAGGATGGAAGTGAGTTGCAATGGTCAAGGGTGAGATTACAGAAAGTTGAGCTGAGAGACATTTTATTATTGCATGGAGTCATTGCTGATATGATAAGGACTTATCTAGCTAGTATCTAAGTTTAAATCCTCCAAAGTTTCATTGAAACAATTATGTACAATTAATTTACATACAAAACCAAACCTATACATGTACATGGGAAACACACAAGCAATAAGCTATAATTCCCCTCCAAAAACCAGTAGGGAACAAAGAcagaataatattataataaattaagaaCAAGATTTGATGAGTTTATTGAAGTTATGGAAACTTCTTCCTTTAAACAAGTTCCCAAATGAGAAACTTGTCCTTGTCTCGTGTTTTTCTTTGGGAAGTTTCGTAGATAATAAAAGGGAGGAATTATTCCCTTCAACCTTCACACCACAACCTTCTTCTTCTCCAAATCCTCCTATTTCTTTTTGGACCATTTCCATGGTTTTGGGATCAACCACCCCATTTCCCATCGCATCACTTACTATGAACCTGTCTTTTGCTTTTCCACCATTCCTCCTTATTTCTGCTCTTTTAATGCTTAATCCATTTTCACGAATTATTCTTGTGATTTCTGATAGTACCCCAAACCGATCCTCTGTTATCACTTCCAATTCCACACCCTGTATGCACAATAAACCCAACTTGAGTATAGTACAAGGACTCAAACTGCAATTTgaccaaggttttttttttaattttttatgaagagctttaaaacaagattttgaaCTGTGGATTGCTAAGCTACATTGGAGGCGAAGGCGAAAATTTTATTTGGgagttaattaaaaattttgtgttaaaatgcttaaattacaTGATTTGGAGGAgctgaaaatgtaaatatttcatttattcaagTGCTAAAAAGgcttaatttgaataatttaagcTGAGGAGGGgctaaatagaattttttttctcatttaaccaaAGGGGACCAAAGCCTCTAGCCACCCTTTTAACTTCACCACTATGCACTTAACATAAGTTCAGACCTTGTAAAGTACATTGTTGGGAAGAACGaaaggttaaaaaaaaaaaataaagtatgcTATTAGTTGTTATACTTAAAAATCAAGTcttactcttttttcttttatttaaaaatttcaatccagtcattaaaattgtaaatttttttgtcaaaaattatcaaattaaaattttgattaagatgTCTTCAATCCCCATATGACCCTGACATATGATTGACAGGAAATAAACATGATAAGTTAATAAATATTGACAAAAACTATCGCTTACGATGGCGATCAGACTAAGATTTTTCAATTGAAAAAGTAGGATGATAGaaggattaaatctcaaattctatacAATTATACCCACTAAcaacaatttttctttttataagaaaaaaaaaaagagtttgaaGGTAACCAACCTGTGTGGTTCTCCTTTCAATGGCAGCTTCAAGACATTCCATAACTCTTTGTTGTTCAGCTTCTGAACTTATAGGGAACCCATCGACATGTCTGATATAAtattcctacaaaaagaaagaagaggttTTACAATAAAAACCCActttaaatttcattaaaaaaacatttgaaattCCTTGTAATAATTTACAAACCTGATAAGCTTCCAGTCTCCCTGTAATGACAGTTCCATGGAACACAACATATTCCATATCCGTTAAACAACAAACAGTATCAAACAATAGCTTTGGTCGATCCAAGCATCTTATGGTCACAACTGTATAATCCCTATCACGACAATCCAACACAGTTACATGTAGTTCCATCGAAAATTTGTCATTATGTCTCTCAAAATCTCTGTCTGCTAACAACATTTGATGCAATCTTCGATCTGTACGAGTTTCTCTTGATGTTGAAACAAACATTCTTGCACTTGGTGTCTTAAAATCACTGTCCCCTTTCATTACATTGAAGAGTAGTTCCTTGATTGTTGAAAGCCGGTCCGGGTCTTCGATCGCGTGACCTGTTGACCGGTCGGTGATATGGATAACGGTGGCGGCTCGAGCGTTGTGTGTCCATATCTCGGCGTTTATTACATTGCATCCCATATCAGCTAAAACCGCGGATAATTCGGAGAGAAGACCGGGCCTATCATTGCCGGTTAGTTCTATTGTAGTACTGGTATGGTCTTTGGAAGGGATTAAACTAGCTGAGCTCTTCATTGAATTTAAGATATATATTTTGGTTTCAAGTGTCTGTAGAatttaacaaatgaaaatggtttaAAAGGTATCGTATTGATATTAATATCATACATGGAATCCCACCAATTTACGCTTACTTTTTGTATATAACCAAGTGTCTCTTCATCTGTAATTTTCTTCCCTTCATTATCTGTCACATAAAACACTGAAAAAAAACaaacgagttcgatataattacAGCACTGTTGTGGGGGAGGTCGGGCTTGCTCTGAAAAAAGTTTGCCAAGTGTGTTCATAGGTAGCTGATGTATCCCTCAAAAGAGATGATATTGGGCGTGGAGTGTTTATGCTCGGGTTTGGTCTCGTGACTCCGAAAAGAGCCTCGAAGGGTTCATGGAATAGGAGGGCCTCCATCCACCAGGAAAATATGAGCATTTGCACTTGGTGGGATTTGAACACATTTTACTCACAACTGCTATGTTAGCTCACATTTCCTTGGTTGGTGGAGGCGTTCTTACTCCGTGAACCCCTCAAAGCTTTTCGTAGAGTTGGAAAATAAAATCCGGAGCTAAAACCAAGCATAGACATCCTATTCTTGGGCACAAAACCAACCATTGTCGGGAGGCTTTTAAGAGTCTATAAACAACATTTCGCAAACTTGCTTAGAGcctttaaatacaaaaattatgaaACATACCATCCATGAACCATCCAGCATCAGAAGAGATGTAAGCTTTGGTTACATTAAGGTTAAGGTCTGAAAGAACTTGGACTATTTCAAGGAGAATCTCATGCttgttcacactatcaacctaaaaaaaaaaacacaatattACCAAAGCTTATTAGTACAACCTTATGCTACTTATAGCATGATTATTGATACTGGTTCAACCTTAATTCAATTAGCACCATTATTATTGTAACAATTACATGAGTCTGAACATGCTTAAACACAGTCTTACGTGCAAAAAAAAATGATACCTGTATAAAGGTAGCATGTCCACAAGCACCATTGTCAACAATAACTCTACAAAAGAAATGGAATTCAACCCATTAAAGGCAACAcaaaaaacaacataaaatctaaaacaaaaagaaaaggaaaatgggTTAAATTGAACTGAATTGAATTGAAACTTCAAAAGAAAACAGAGCAAATACCTTGGAGGGTTGATTCTCCTAATAAGCTTTGCAAATTCATCATCCAttcttttctatttctcaaaatattcaAACGAAAacggaaaaagaaaaataaaaaaataaaaagaagaagaagatagaaattagAATGGGCAATGGAGGAGGTGAAGTCTGCAGGGGCGTTTTATAAAACCAAAAGGAAGGCTAAAAGGGTACAAAGGGATCTTGGTATCCACGTGTCGGCTATTGATTGGCTAATGTAAACAGTTAACAGACGTTACTTGCGATGCAACTGAAGAAAAAGAAGGTTTATTCTTTGGGTGAAATCATCATCACACCCCACCTTTATTGAATTAAAGAGTCCGTACCGTGCGCGGGAAGGGTTTAATCCACGTGACTATGTGAGGATTACGTTGCTTCATTCATCGTAATGTCACGTGCCATGTCTGCCGGAACCGGACGTGGTTCCCAGCGGCAATATAGTAACCGGAAAGTATGAAGAAAGGTTTGGAGAAAAGCATTACAGATGCTAACATCTTTCTTAATATAGAGtattaaattccaaaattcaaCTTCACATCCTTTTTTATTGTTAA containing:
- the LOC107953575 gene encoding ACT domain-containing protein ACR6, with the protein product MDDEFAKLIRRINPPRVIVDNGACGHATFIQVDSVNKHEILLEIVQVLSDLNLNVTKAYISSDAGWFMDVFYVTDNEGKKITDEETLGYIQKTLETKIYILNSMKSSASLIPSKDHTSTTIELTGNDRPGLLSELSAVLADMGCNVINAEIWTHNARAATVIHITDRSTGHAIEDPDRLSTIKELLFNVMKGDSDFKTPSARMFVSTSRETRTDRRLHQMLLADRDFERHNDKFSMELHVTVLDCRDRDYTVVTIRCLDRPKLLFDTVCCLTDMEYVVFHGTVITGRLEAYQEYYIRHVDGFPISSEAEQQRVMECLEAAIERRTTQGVELEVITEDRFGVLSEITRIIRENGLSIKRAEIRRNGGKAKDRFIVSDAMGNGVVDPKTMEMVQKEIGGFGEEEGCGVKVEGNNSSLLLSTKLPKEKHETRTSFSFGNLFKGRSFHNFNKLIKSCS